Proteins found in one Candidatus Zixiibacteriota bacterium genomic segment:
- a CDS encoding molybdopterin-binding protein translates to MLKVIPVEEAVGLPLAHDITEIVPGGHKGPVFRRGHIVRKEDIAKLLDVGKRHLYVMELEKDELHEEDAARRLASAAAGPNLKLTEPSEGRVNLVAAIDGLLKVDAELLFRFNALGDLILATLRGDRHVKQGTVVAGTRTIPVVVKEELVRKAEALCAEKPIVALLPMPRRRVHLIVTGSEVFSGRIKDGFGPVVTDKVGELGSRVESIKLAPDDPEVIAGHIKEAKAAGADVILVSGGMSVDPDDRTPEGIRLSGARVEVHGFPVLPGSMFLMAYLDETPVLGLSGCVLHDRVTAFDILLPRLLAGEKITRADILAMGHGGLQQKHDH, encoded by the coding sequence ATGCTGAAGGTCATACCTGTGGAAGAGGCGGTCGGGTTGCCGCTGGCACACGATATCACGGAGATCGTGCCGGGGGGGCACAAAGGACCGGTGTTTCGCCGCGGCCACATCGTCCGCAAGGAAGACATCGCCAAGCTCCTCGACGTGGGAAAACGCCACCTCTACGTCATGGAGCTCGAGAAGGACGAGCTTCACGAAGAGGACGCCGCCCGCCGGTTAGCCAGTGCCGCCGCAGGGCCCAACCTGAAGCTTACCGAGCCGAGCGAGGGGCGCGTCAATCTCGTTGCCGCAATCGACGGCCTGCTCAAGGTCGACGCGGAGCTGTTGTTTCGATTCAATGCGCTCGGCGACCTCATCCTGGCGACGCTCCGCGGTGATCGTCATGTGAAGCAGGGCACCGTGGTGGCGGGCACCCGGACGATCCCGGTCGTCGTGAAGGAGGAGCTGGTTCGCAAGGCCGAGGCGCTGTGCGCGGAAAAGCCCATCGTGGCGCTCCTGCCCATGCCGCGCCGGCGTGTCCATTTGATCGTTACCGGCAGCGAGGTTTTCTCCGGCCGGATCAAAGACGGTTTCGGGCCCGTGGTGACCGACAAGGTCGGCGAGCTGGGCTCGCGCGTCGAATCCATAAAGCTTGCTCCCGACGATCCCGAGGTGATCGCCGGTCACATCAAGGAAGCGAAGGCAGCCGGCGCCGACGTGATTCTCGTCAGCGGCGGCATGTCGGTCGACCCGGACGACCGGACCCCCGAGGGGATCCGCCTGAGCGGGGCCAGGGTCGAGGTGCACGGCTTCCCGGTGCTTCCCGGCTCGATGTTCCTGATGGCCTATCTCGACGAAACTCCGGTGCTCGGACTCTCGGGCTGCGTGCTTCACGACCGGGTCACGGCGTTCGACATCCTCCTGCCGCGCCTGCTGGCGGGAGAGAAGATCACCCGCGCCGATATCCTGGCGATGGGCCACGGCGGGTTGCAGCAAAAACACGATCATTAG
- a CDS encoding isochorismatase family cysteine hydrolase — protein sequence MEILRTLKERCDPRLAALLVVDVQNDFVSPEGSAAKRGEDVTAALAMVPRLIRLIDEARRVGLTVVYIRTTHSEWTDTPSWVYRSSQRSGLNTCREGTWGAEFYDGIAPRPSERVVIKHRYSAFINTDLNTVLRARGIESVLVTGVATNVCVETTARDAYMYDYYVTLIEDCSAAYDPKLHLATLENIRRHFGLVASSEEIAAAWRELPAREARGF from the coding sequence ATGGAGATTCTCCGCACCCTGAAGGAACGCTGCGACCCGAGGCTCGCCGCGCTCCTGGTGGTCGACGTCCAGAACGATTTCGTCAGTCCGGAGGGGAGCGCGGCGAAGCGCGGCGAAGACGTCACGGCCGCACTCGCCATGGTGCCGAGGCTGATCCGCCTGATCGATGAGGCGCGCCGGGTGGGATTGACGGTCGTCTACATCCGGACCACGCACAGCGAGTGGACGGACACGCCGTCGTGGGTCTACCGCAGCTCCCAGAGAAGCGGGCTCAACACGTGCCGCGAGGGCACCTGGGGGGCAGAGTTCTACGACGGGATCGCGCCCCGCCCGAGCGAGCGGGTGGTCATCAAGCACCGTTACAGCGCCTTCATCAACACCGACCTGAACACGGTTCTCAGGGCGCGTGGCATCGAGAGCGTCCTCGTGACCGGGGTGGCCACCAACGTCTGCGTTGAGACGACTGCCCGCGACGCCTACATGTACGACTATTACGTGACGCTGATCGAGGACTGCTCCGCGGCCTACGACCCGAAGCTCCACCTGGCGACGCTGGAAAACATCCGGCGCCACTTCGGGCTGGTCGCCTCGTCGGAGGAGATCGCCGCGGCCTGGCGGGAGCTGCCGGCGCGGGAGGCGCGGGGCTTTTGA
- a CDS encoding 2-oxoacid:ferredoxin oxidoreductase subunit beta, with the protein MTDVKRNRINLTEKDYEGAPSTMCRGCGHDAISASVMRAFFESSIDPRKVIKLSGIGCSSKTPAYFLGQSFGFNAVHGRMSAVATGANLANHKLLPIGISGDGDTAAIGLGNFCHMMRRNVNITYIVENNGVYGLTKGQFSATADIGSVMKGGKVNDIPAIDLAELAITLGATYVARSFSGDRKQLAPLIQGALAHRGSAILDVISPCVTFNNHEGSTKSLKYVKGHLDPIHDVDFIPPYENIEADYEEGTDHEVRLHDGSRIVLHKLSKDYDPTDKGQAITAVHAAVAEGKFLTGLIYYNPNRIDFATELDLCDTPLAELGQEDLQPTAEQLDEINASFMK; encoded by the coding sequence ATGACAGACGTCAAACGCAACCGTATCAATCTCACGGAAAAGGACTACGAGGGCGCCCCGTCCACGATGTGCCGCGGCTGCGGCCACGACGCGATCTCGGCCTCGGTGATGCGCGCATTTTTCGAGAGCAGCATCGATCCGCGCAAGGTCATCAAGCTGAGCGGCATCGGCTGCTCGTCGAAGACTCCGGCTTACTTTTTGGGCCAGTCCTTCGGGTTCAACGCGGTGCACGGCCGGATGTCGGCCGTCGCCACCGGCGCCAACCTGGCCAACCACAAGCTTCTGCCGATCGGCATCTCCGGCGACGGCGACACCGCGGCCATCGGCCTGGGCAATTTCTGCCACATGATGCGGCGCAACGTGAACATCACCTATATCGTCGAGAACAACGGCGTCTACGGGCTCACCAAGGGACAGTTCTCGGCCACGGCCGACATCGGCTCGGTGATGAAAGGCGGCAAGGTCAACGACATCCCGGCGATCGATCTGGCCGAGCTGGCGATCACCCTGGGCGCGACCTACGTGGCCCGCAGCTTCTCGGGCGACCGCAAGCAGCTCGCCCCCCTGATCCAGGGAGCGCTGGCGCACAGGGGAAGCGCGATTCTCGACGTCATCAGCCCCTGCGTGACCTTCAACAATCACGAGGGCTCGACCAAGAGCCTGAAATACGTCAAGGGCCATCTCGATCCGATCCACGACGTCGACTTCATCCCGCCGTACGAGAACATCGAAGCGGACTACGAGGAGGGTACCGACCACGAGGTGAGGCTGCACGACGGCTCGCGGATCGTCCTTCACAAGCTGAGCAAGGACTACGACCCGACCGACAAGGGGCAGGCGATCACCGCCGTCCATGCGGCGGTTGCGGAAGGAAAATTCCTGACCGGGCTGATCTACTACAACCCGAATCGAATCGACTTCGCCACCGAGCTCGACCTCTGCGACACGCCGCTGGCGGAGCTCGGCCAGGAGGATCTTCAGCCCACGGCCGAGCAGCTCGACGAGATCAACGCCAGCTTCATGAAATAG
- a CDS encoding 2-oxoacid:acceptor oxidoreductase subunit alpha: protein METPSINDLNICVATENGSGSASSNNILFKAIFKMGIPCSSKNMFPSNIQGLPTWYQIRASAEGYLSRKDVIDVMVMFNDATAAKDIYRVRDGGLILFDDSAPLPAHLKREGVQYIGVPANKLVAKLVPASPLRAKQRNMIYVGALAYLFGIDMDVIKAVLQDTFGNKPAVIESNLACIDAGYQYLKEKGATQNIARLQVIPNGNKGKIITDGNTACALGAIFGGASVISWYPITPSSSLAEALEHYLPRLRKKRDGKRAYAIVQAEDEIAAAGMVVGAGWAGARAMTSTSGPGLSLMNEMIGLAYYAEIPGVFFIVQRGGPSTGLPTRTQQADISLMYGASHGDTRHIILLPHDMNSCFDLARRSFDLADRFQTPVFVALDLDLGMNLWSSEPLKLQKEPFDWGKRLNAQQLEEWVKAGKKFRRYFDQDGDGIPYRTVPGNPHPMAPYFTRGSGHDADARYSEDEHDYKYILDRLRRKFETARKYVPKPIIEKEKGVRTGVICYGSSYEPVREARDRLKARGLKTNHLLLRALPLTSEVPEFLAEHDVVYLVEQNRDAQMAAIIKDEYPGLGAKIISVLVYNGLPVTAGELVRQILEARESAAA, encoded by the coding sequence TTGGAGACACCGTCAATCAATGACCTGAATATCTGCGTCGCCACCGAGAACGGATCGGGCAGTGCGTCCTCGAACAACATTCTGTTCAAGGCCATCTTCAAGATGGGAATCCCTTGCTCCTCGAAGAACATGTTCCCGTCCAACATCCAGGGGCTTCCCACCTGGTACCAGATTCGCGCCTCCGCCGAAGGCTACCTGAGCCGCAAGGACGTGATCGACGTCATGGTCATGTTCAACGACGCCACCGCGGCGAAGGACATCTACCGCGTGCGCGACGGCGGCCTGATCCTGTTCGACGACTCCGCCCCGCTGCCCGCTCACCTCAAGCGCGAAGGAGTCCAGTACATCGGGGTTCCGGCCAACAAGCTCGTGGCCAAGCTCGTCCCCGCCTCGCCGCTGCGCGCCAAGCAGCGCAACATGATCTATGTCGGCGCCCTGGCCTACCTCTTCGGTATCGACATGGATGTCATCAAGGCGGTGTTGCAGGACACCTTCGGCAACAAGCCCGCGGTCATCGAGTCCAACCTCGCCTGCATCGATGCCGGCTATCAATATCTCAAGGAAAAAGGTGCGACCCAGAACATCGCCCGCCTGCAGGTGATTCCGAACGGGAACAAGGGAAAGATCATCACCGACGGCAACACAGCGTGCGCGCTCGGTGCGATCTTCGGCGGCGCCTCCGTGATCTCCTGGTATCCGATCACGCCTTCCAGCTCGCTCGCCGAGGCGCTCGAGCACTATCTGCCCAGGCTGCGAAAAAAGAGGGACGGCAAACGCGCCTATGCGATCGTCCAGGCGGAAGACGAAATCGCCGCCGCGGGCATGGTGGTGGGGGCCGGCTGGGCCGGCGCCCGGGCGATGACCTCCACGTCGGGTCCGGGGCTCTCGTTGATGAACGAGATGATCGGCCTGGCTTACTACGCCGAGATTCCCGGCGTCTTCTTCATCGTCCAGCGCGGGGGGCCATCGACGGGGCTGCCCACCCGCACGCAGCAGGCGGACATCTCGCTCATGTACGGGGCGTCCCACGGCGACACCAGGCACATCATCCTGCTGCCCCATGACATGAATTCGTGCTTCGATCTGGCGCGGCGCAGCTTCGATTTGGCCGACCGTTTCCAGACGCCGGTGTTCGTGGCGCTCGATCTCGATCTCGGGATGAACCTCTGGTCCTCCGAGCCGCTCAAGCTGCAAAAGGAGCCCTTCGATTGGGGCAAGCGGCTGAACGCGCAGCAGCTCGAGGAGTGGGTAAAGGCGGGCAAGAAGTTCCGGCGCTACTTCGATCAGGACGGCGACGGCATTCCGTACCGGACCGTGCCCGGCAATCCGCATCCGATGGCGCCGTACTTCACGCGCGGCTCCGGCCACGACGCGGACGCCAGGTACTCAGAGGACGAGCACGACTACAAGTATATCCTCGACCGGCTGCGCAGAAAGTTCGAAACCGCCAGGAAGTATGTTCCCAAGCCGATCATCGAGAAGGAAAAAGGAGTCCGGACCGGCGTGATCTGCTACGGCTCGAGCTACGAGCCGGTGCGCGAGGCGCGCGACCGCCTGAAGGCCCGCGGGTTGAAGACCAACCACCTGCTGCTCAGGGCGTTGCCGCTCACCAGCGAAGTGCCGGAATTCCTCGCCGAGCACGACGTCGTGTACCTGGTGGAGCAGAACCGGGACGCGCAAATGGCGGCGATCATCAAGGATGAATACCCGGGGCTCGGCGCAAAGATCATCTCCGTGCTGGTCTACAACGGGCTGCCGGTGACGGCGGGCGAGCTGGTGCGGCAGATTCTCGAGGCCCGGGAATCCGCGGCCGCTTAG
- a CDS encoding CBS domain-containing protein: MLTNKVREIMTGNITTAEADWTVSAVLAKMVAEDVGRIVITDGEVPVGIFTEKDVLRRVVDKLDPAVVQVREVMTKPLQAVKEETRIVDAFGRMYKGKYRHLLVRGRRGKIVGIVSMRRILGLAVELGQGMSDPKTVGSIMAPGAPTVDESVSVHDVIERMAQEGHGAVVVTSAGEPAGIFTERDVLKRVAAPGLDTAKTAVRAVMTAPLITMESSALVRDVLAEMYRRDIRNMPVTGPDGKLAGIVAMPEVLQYASAFDIDERVRQAWKEVQEYFDSEDQYTPG, translated from the coding sequence ATGCTTACCAACAAGGTCCGCGAGATCATGACCGGAAACATTACCACGGCGGAGGCTGACTGGACGGTCTCCGCGGTTCTGGCGAAGATGGTCGCCGAGGACGTGGGCCGGATCGTGATTACCGACGGTGAAGTCCCGGTGGGGATTTTCACCGAAAAGGACGTGCTGCGGCGGGTGGTCGACAAGCTGGACCCGGCGGTCGTTCAGGTGCGTGAGGTGATGACCAAGCCGCTCCAGGCTGTCAAGGAGGAGACCCGGATCGTCGACGCCTTCGGCAGGATGTACAAGGGCAAATACCGCCATCTCCTGGTTCGCGGCCGGCGGGGGAAGATCGTGGGCATCGTGTCGATGCGGCGGATTCTGGGACTCGCGGTCGAGCTGGGGCAGGGCATGAGCGACCCGAAAACCGTAGGCAGCATCATGGCGCCCGGCGCGCCGACCGTCGACGAATCCGTTTCCGTGCACGACGTCATCGAGCGGATGGCGCAGGAGGGCCACGGAGCCGTCGTGGTCACGTCAGCCGGCGAGCCGGCCGGGATTTTCACGGAGCGGGACGTTCTCAAGCGCGTGGCGGCGCCGGGCCTCGATACCGCGAAGACCGCCGTTCGGGCGGTCATGACCGCCCCGTTGATCACCATGGAGAGCTCGGCGCTGGTCCGGGACGTCCTGGCCGAGATGTACCGGCGCGACATCCGCAACATGCCGGTGACCGGACCGGACGGAAAGCTCGCCGGGATCGTCGCGATGCCCGAGGTCCTACAGTACGCGAGCGCGTTCGACATCGACGAGCGCGTGCGTCAGGCCTGGAAGGAGGTCCAGGAATACTTCGATTCCGAGGACCAGTACACCCCGGGCTAG
- the clpS gene encoding ATP-dependent Clp protease adapter ClpS yields the protein MSRRETEFEQGLVTETKKKLKRPPLYKVLLHNDDYTTKEFVVRILQYVFHKEHTEAVQIMLHVHRKGIGVAGVYTYEVAETKVNLVESLARQAEYPLKCTMEEA from the coding sequence ATGAGCCGGAGGGAAACCGAATTCGAGCAAGGGCTGGTCACCGAGACCAAGAAGAAGCTCAAGAGGCCGCCGCTCTACAAGGTTCTGCTTCACAACGACGACTACACCACCAAGGAGTTCGTGGTCCGGATTCTCCAGTACGTGTTTCACAAGGAACACACCGAGGCGGTCCAGATCATGCTGCACGTCCACAGGAAAGGGATCGGCGTGGCTGGCGTCTACACGTATGAAGTGGCCGAGACCAAGGTCAATCTGGTCGAAAGTCTGGCGCGCCAGGCCGAGTATCCGCTGAAGTGCACGATGGAAGAGGCCTAG
- the clpA gene encoding ATP-dependent Clp protease ATP-binding subunit ClpA: protein MISKELEGTLHEAFREAKRRRHEYVCLEHLLYALLRDKDASSAIVNCGGDLARLRKALEEFFDTQLQVVPEGWKQEPQQTIGFHRVLQRAVIHAQSAEKKEIHGGNVLIAMFREPDSYAVYLLEEQGITRFDLVNYVSHGIAKVGSAEESGSEGQEAAAEEERPAQRLKPLQAYTINLVEKARQGLIDPLVGRETEIERTIHVLCRRRKNNPIFVGDPGVGKTAIAEGLALKIQRGEVPEALKNAVIYSLDMGALLAGTKFRGDFEARLKGVLAGLKKNPNSILFIDEIHTIVGAGATSGGSMDASNILKPALASGELKCIGSTTYHDYKSYFERDRALARRFQKIEIAEPTVEESYKILQGLKAHYEKHHGVRYSAAAMRAAVELSAKHINDRRLPDKAIDVIDEVGAAVKLQPPEKRKKVIGPKDIEKVVATMAKIPPRSVSISDKERLQNLERDLKLTVFGQDAAIETLASAIRLSRSGLGHPEKPIGCFLFSGPTGVGKTEVAKQLAQIMGIEFLRFDMSEYMEKHTVSRLIGAPPGYVGFDQGGLLTDAVNRNPHAVLLLDEIEKAHPDLFNILLQVMDHATLTDNNGKKADFRNIILIMTTNAGAREMSGAPLGFGAKSNAGKGKEAIERMFSPEFRNRLDAMIVFNSLSMDIIERVVDKFIMELDRQLNEKKVFLQITPKARRWLAERGYDPAFGARPMARLIQNEIKRVLADEILFGRLQSGGKVEVDETEGKLTFAYDSAA, encoded by the coding sequence ATGATCAGCAAGGAGCTCGAAGGCACACTGCATGAAGCCTTCCGGGAAGCCAAGCGGCGGCGCCACGAGTACGTCTGCCTGGAGCACCTGCTGTACGCGTTGCTGCGGGACAAGGACGCCAGCAGCGCTATCGTCAACTGCGGGGGCGATCTCGCGCGCCTTCGCAAGGCGCTCGAGGAGTTCTTCGACACGCAGCTTCAGGTCGTTCCCGAGGGGTGGAAGCAGGAGCCGCAGCAAACGATCGGCTTCCACCGCGTGCTGCAGCGGGCGGTCATTCACGCGCAGTCGGCCGAAAAAAAGGAGATTCACGGCGGAAACGTTCTGATCGCGATGTTCCGGGAGCCCGACTCCTACGCGGTTTACCTCCTGGAGGAGCAGGGAATCACGCGATTCGATCTGGTCAATTACGTCTCCCACGGCATCGCCAAGGTCGGCTCGGCCGAAGAATCCGGCTCCGAGGGCCAGGAGGCCGCCGCCGAGGAGGAGCGCCCGGCACAGCGGCTCAAGCCTCTGCAGGCCTACACGATCAATCTCGTCGAGAAAGCCAGGCAGGGCTTGATCGACCCGCTGGTCGGACGCGAGACGGAGATCGAGCGCACGATCCACGTGCTCTGCCGGCGCCGCAAGAACAACCCGATCTTCGTCGGCGATCCCGGCGTGGGAAAGACCGCGATCGCCGAGGGGCTGGCCCTGAAGATTCAACGGGGCGAGGTGCCCGAGGCGCTCAAGAACGCGGTGATCTACTCGCTCGACATGGGGGCACTGCTGGCGGGAACCAAGTTCCGGGGCGATTTCGAGGCGCGGCTCAAGGGAGTGTTGGCCGGGCTGAAGAAAAATCCCAACTCCATCCTTTTCATCGACGAGATCCACACGATCGTCGGGGCGGGGGCGACCAGCGGCGGCTCGATGGACGCCTCCAATATCCTGAAGCCGGCGCTGGCTTCCGGTGAGCTCAAGTGCATCGGATCGACCACCTATCACGACTACAAGAGCTACTTCGAGAGGGACCGGGCGCTCGCCCGCCGTTTCCAGAAAATCGAGATCGCCGAGCCGACCGTCGAGGAAAGCTACAAGATTCTCCAGGGTCTGAAGGCCCACTACGAGAAGCACCACGGCGTGCGCTACTCGGCCGCCGCGATGCGCGCCGCCGTCGAGCTCTCGGCCAAGCACATCAACGACCGCCGGTTGCCGGACAAGGCGATCGACGTCATCGACGAGGTCGGGGCCGCGGTGAAGCTGCAGCCGCCGGAGAAGCGCAAGAAGGTGATCGGTCCGAAGGACATCGAGAAGGTCGTGGCGACCATGGCCAAGATCCCGCCCCGCAGCGTGTCGATCTCGGACAAGGAGCGGCTGCAGAACCTCGAGCGGGACCTCAAGCTGACCGTTTTCGGGCAGGACGCCGCCATCGAGACGCTCGCCTCCGCCATCCGGCTGTCACGCTCCGGCCTGGGTCATCCGGAGAAGCCGATCGGCTGTTTCCTGTTCTCGGGGCCGACCGGCGTCGGCAAGACCGAGGTGGCCAAGCAACTCGCCCAGATCATGGGGATCGAGTTCCTCCGGTTCGACATGAGCGAGTACATGGAAAAGCACACGGTTTCCCGCCTCATCGGCGCCCCTCCGGGCTACGTGGGTTTCGACCAGGGCGGGTTGCTCACCGACGCGGTCAACCGCAATCCGCACGCGGTGCTGCTGCTCGACGAGATCGAAAAGGCGCACCCGGACCTGTTCAACATCCTGCTGCAGGTCATGGACCACGCCACGCTCACGGACAACAACGGCAAGAAGGCGGACTTCCGCAACATCATTCTCATCATGACCACGAACGCGGGCGCGCGCGAGATGAGCGGAGCGCCGCTCGGTTTCGGGGCGAAGTCGAACGCCGGCAAAGGCAAGGAAGCGATCGAAAGAATGTTCAGCCCCGAATTCCGCAACCGCCTGGACGCCATGATCGTTTTCAACTCGCTCAGCATGGACATCATCGAGCGGGTGGTCGACAAGTTCATCATGGAGCTGGACCGTCAGCTGAACGAGAAGAAGGTCTTCCTCCAGATCACCCCGAAGGCGCGCCGATGGCTCGCCGAGCGCGGCTACGATCCGGCTTTCGGCGCGCGGCCCATGGCGCGGCTGATCCAGAACGAGATCAAGCGCGTCCTGGCCGACGAGATCCTCTTCGGCCGGCTGCAGAGCGGCGGAAAGGTCGAGGTGGACGAGACCGAAGGGAAGCTCACCTTCGCCTACGACTCCGCCGCCTGA
- a CDS encoding M48 family metallopeptidase, which produces MEHWVVGLFLVFFTLELAVEGVLNELNLRYIRERCGPEGIPDDFRGRLSPEEYRRSVDYALARGRFQRWAEIYGGAVLLAVLFGGILPRVEELARTLAGRWNPAWQGPGVLFCFAVALILVFAGLPTDLYATFGIEARFGFNKTTPGLYLADKAKGLLLGIVLGLPFLWVVLTLMEIAGRFWWLWAFAFILGFQLLMIVVYPTLIAPLFNRFEPLEEGELRDRIEALAARVGFKTGGIYSMDGSKRSAHSNAYFTGIGRAKRIVLFDTLIAQMPVDQTLAVLAHEMGHYKMKHVRRMLVLEGALLFAGLYVLSLLLDYAPFYAAFGLAPSNHAALVLFSLVSGPAVFYLGPLLNYLSRRHEYEADRFAALALGDGRAMEEALVNLTVKNLANLTPHPWYSAYHYSHPTPVERIRAIRGWDTLRRGATAPLSA; this is translated from the coding sequence ATGGAACATTGGGTGGTCGGGCTGTTTCTTGTCTTTTTCACTCTCGAGCTGGCCGTCGAGGGGGTGCTCAACGAGCTGAACCTGCGCTACATCCGTGAGCGCTGCGGCCCGGAGGGAATTCCCGACGACTTTCGCGGCCGGCTTTCGCCCGAAGAGTACCGCCGGTCGGTGGATTACGCGCTCGCCAGAGGGCGTTTTCAGCGGTGGGCGGAAATCTACGGCGGGGCGGTGCTGCTCGCGGTGCTGTTCGGGGGCATTCTCCCGCGGGTGGAGGAGCTCGCCCGGACGCTCGCCGGACGCTGGAACCCTGCGTGGCAGGGGCCCGGAGTTCTATTTTGCTTCGCCGTCGCGCTGATCCTCGTCTTCGCCGGTTTACCCACCGATCTCTACGCGACCTTTGGCATCGAAGCGCGGTTCGGATTCAACAAGACCACACCGGGGCTTTACCTGGCGGACAAGGCCAAGGGGCTCCTGCTGGGGATCGTTCTCGGCTTGCCTTTCCTGTGGGTCGTGCTCACGCTCATGGAGATCGCCGGACGTTTCTGGTGGCTCTGGGCGTTCGCTTTCATTCTCGGCTTTCAGCTGCTGATGATCGTGGTCTATCCGACGTTGATCGCCCCCTTGTTCAACCGGTTCGAGCCGCTGGAGGAAGGGGAGCTGCGCGATCGGATTGAAGCGCTCGCCGCGCGGGTGGGATTCAAAACCGGCGGGATCTACTCGATGGACGGGTCGAAGCGCTCGGCGCATTCCAACGCTTACTTCACCGGGATCGGACGGGCCAAACGCATCGTTCTTTTCGACACGTTGATCGCTCAGATGCCGGTCGATCAGACGCTGGCGGTCCTGGCTCATGAGATGGGACATTACAAGATGAAGCACGTCCGGCGGATGCTGGTGCTGGAAGGAGCGCTGCTCTTCGCCGGGCTCTACGTTCTCAGCCTGTTGCTCGACTACGCGCCCTTTTACGCGGCCTTCGGTCTCGCGCCGTCGAATCATGCGGCACTGGTGCTTTTCAGCCTGGTTTCGGGGCCGGCCGTTTTTTATCTGGGCCCGTTGCTCAATTATCTATCGCGCCGGCACGAGTATGAGGCGGACCGGTTCGCCGCCCTGGCGCTCGGCGACGGACGTGCGATGGAAGAAGCGCTGGTCAACCTGACGGTGAAAAACCTCGCCAACCTGACGCCTCACCCCTGGTATTCCGCCTATCATTACTCGCATCCCACACCCGTGGAGCGGATCCGCGCGATTCGCGGGTGGGATACCCTCCGGCGCGGGGCGACTGCTCCGCTCTCCGCCTAG
- a CDS encoding AAA family ATPase has product MPIGQEHLSDQLKQRHVAAVLVDEAQNLSGEALEGPRLLSNLETDQEKRVEIVLTGQFDLETRPDQPDPQQLRRRIALRCRLVSLGRRESGACVDFRLRTAAYEGAFPRERSTRGPARRDSARNISESRPFPIYLPMKCSEACLCRSAGA; this is encoded by the coding sequence ATGCCGATCGGCCAGGAGCACCTGAGCGATCAGCTGAAGCAGCGCCACGTCGCCGCCGTGCTCGTCGACGAAGCGCAAAACCTGAGCGGCGAAGCCCTGGAAGGGCCGAGGTTGCTATCGAATCTCGAGACCGATCAGGAGAAGCGGGTCGAGATCGTCCTGACGGGGCAGTTCGACCTCGAAACGAGGCCGGACCAGCCGGACCCGCAGCAGCTCAGGCGGCGGATCGCCCTTCGGTGCCGCCTCGTCTCTCTCGGGAGGCGGGAATCGGGTGCCTGCGTCGATTTTCGGCTTCGAACCGCCGCCTATGAGGGGGCTTTTCCGCGCGAACGCAGTACGCGCGGTCCGGCCCGGCGCGATTCCGCCAGAAATATCAGCGAGTCGCGGCCATTTCCGATTTACCTCCCGATGAAGTGCTCAGAAGCTTGCCTTTGCCGTTCGGCGGGCGCATAG
- a CDS encoding ATP-dependent Clp protease proteolytic subunit: MSEIFWTLFMLSALQPIITRRLLEYSRRRLMWRIERERGSRVILLVHRQETMSFLGFPFFRYIDVNDSEEVIRAIHMTDPDVPLDIILHTPGGLVLASLQIAMAIKRHPGKVTAFVPHYAMSGGTLIALAADEIVMCEHAVLGPVDPQLGHYPAASILKAASKKPMEELEDETIILADQAEKAVAQLYDAVRELLKDKFPDSKTDELARLLSEGTWTHDYPLTYERARSLGLAVTAEMPGDIMKLMSLFPQPVRHTPSVEYLPIRRYAPAERQRQASEHFIGR; the protein is encoded by the coding sequence ATGAGTGAAATTTTCTGGACGTTGTTCATGCTCTCGGCGCTTCAACCGATTATCACGCGCCGGCTCCTGGAATACTCCCGGCGGCGATTGATGTGGAGGATCGAGCGCGAGCGCGGCTCGCGCGTGATCCTGCTGGTGCACCGCCAGGAAACCATGAGCTTCCTCGGGTTCCCTTTTTTTCGTTATATCGACGTGAACGACTCCGAAGAAGTCATTCGCGCGATTCACATGACCGATCCCGACGTTCCGCTGGACATTATTCTCCATACTCCCGGCGGCCTGGTTCTGGCGTCACTCCAGATCGCCATGGCGATCAAGAGACACCCCGGCAAGGTGACGGCCTTCGTGCCGCACTATGCAATGTCCGGCGGGACACTGATCGCATTAGCGGCGGACGAAATCGTCATGTGCGAGCACGCGGTGCTCGGCCCGGTCGATCCTCAATTGGGCCACTATCCCGCAGCTTCGATTCTCAAAGCGGCGTCGAAGAAACCGATGGAAGAACTGGAGGACGAAACAATCATCCTGGCAGATCAGGCGGAGAAAGCGGTGGCTCAGCTCTACGACGCGGTAAGGGAGCTGCTGAAAGACAAGTTTCCCGACAGCAAAACCGATGAGCTGGCTCGACTTCTTTCGGAGGGCACATGGACCCACGACTATCCCCTGACCTACGAGCGGGCCAGATCGTTGGGGCTTGCGGTCACGGCCGAGATGCCTGGAGACATCATGAAGCTCATGAGCCTTTTCCCGCAACCCGTACGGCATACACCCTCGGTGGAATATCTGCCGATCCGCCGCTATGCGCCCGCCGAACGGCAAAGGCAAGCTTCTGAGCACTTCATCGGGAGGTAA